The genome window TTCAACTGAACCACTAATAGGGATAATATTCAAACGTAATGTTCCATCAGGAAATTTACTGGGGACAAGTTTTTGATCATTGATGTAAATCATGATTCTCTCCTATTTTACCTGAATTTGGCACATTTTCATAGCTTCCAGTGCATTTTGGTGACTTTTGGGAGTTACCCCAGCACACGCGGCAGAAGCCACCGTAATGCTTACTTCCGGGAATGCTGCCTTTAAAATAATCGCATTTGATAATACACAAATATCGGTACACAAGCCAATAAGTTCAATTTCTTGCACTTGCGGATAGTGTTCCTTAACCCAATCTGCTAGTGCCAATGAACCAAAAGAGGGTTTATCTAGCACCGCCGCATCTTGCGTATCCAAAGAGCCATCAATTTGCCAACCGGACGTGTTTTTAATACAATGGGGTACAGGAAGCAGTTTTCCTTCTTGCGTATGAAGG of Elusimicrobiaceae bacterium contains these proteins:
- a CDS encoding cysteine hydrolase, with translation MKLLIVVDMQKDFIDGALGTQEALNILPIVQAKIEQYKKEGNPILFTRDTHSEEYLHTQEGKLLPVPHCIKNTSGWQIDGSLDTQDAAVLDKPSFGSLALADWVKEHYPQVQEIELIGLCTDICVLSNAIILKAAFPEVSITVASAACAGVTPKSHQNALEAMKMCQIQVK